The Pseudomonadota bacterium sequence TCGTATCATTCCCACAAGCACATTCAAACGCGAGAACCCCGCCCTCCGCCTTCGAAGGCGCAAGACAACCTCTCACATAAACGCCGTTCTCTTTGATCGCCGAATCATAATGAAAATTGATCAGATCGATCTCCGGATGATCGGAATCACTCCACGCCGTCGCCAATCTTTCATCACAATTTGAACAATAAAATCCGTATTTCTTCATCGACGGATCGATCGCCGGACATTCTCCGTCTCCCATCGCAACAAACTTTTCACATTTATTACACTTTGAGATTCCGGGTCTGCTCATCTTATTATCAAAATATTTACACCCGAACGAACATAAAAGAGGTTGACACGGAACCGGAGGATTCAAAAGATGATCAACTTTTTTTAATTGATCTTTCAATGTTTGGATTTCTTCTTCCATCTGTGCTTTATTCACATTTCCCTCCGTTATGGCGCAACGACATCATCTCCGCCAACTGTCGCCGTTCCGACGACCGCATAAGATTGAATCGTTTCTTCCTTTAATAATAGCTTAAAAGTAGCGGTATTGGCAAGTTTTTCCATCTTCACAATACTCATCGAATATGTCTCCGCCGTGATATCGTCCTCAACTGTGACCAAATCCCCGACTTGTAGATACGGAATTTCCTTCGCCTCGACATCATAACTTTTATTCGGATCCTTGAATGAGAAGATTAATGAATCAGCCATCGTCCTCGCATAATCCGGAGATTGAATATAGTCGTTTCGAATTTCGTGAATCTGATATCCATAATCATCGATTGAAGTTTGAGCGTCCGCGTCCTCTGTCTCATAAACAATTTCCCTTGAAATCTTCGCCGGAGTTCCCCACAAAACCAACTCCGTGAGATAAACCTGTTGCGTATAGGCGTTCGCGAGAATAATGTGAGCAACATTTCCTCCTAAAACCTCAAAGGTTGTGACTGTGACGCTACTCGTTCGATCTGTTCCCGTTGAATCTTCAAAATCGTTCGCCTTAAAATATGATCCATCCGTCGCCACTCCATCGGGTTCGTAGATCGTAGGACACGGAAGATCTCCGAAATCGTCTTGAATCGTCGCGAATAACTCAATCGATCCACTCGCCGGAATAGAATCCGCCGAATCTTTTTGCCATATTCTTTGATTCACTTGAACTTCACGCGGATTCGCGATCACTCGAACTTTATTGATGACAGAAACGGGTTCGAGATTCGCCTTGACGATCGCGTTGTCATAAGTGAAAGTATATCGGCTTGTCGCATTTTGAGAGAGATGGTATCGATTCTCAAATCTGATAATCCCTTCTTCGTCAACATACAAAATCCCATTTTCCGCTTCGCATATATTTCGGATCACATCCAACGCTTTATCGCTTTTCTTGATCTGAACGAACGGAATATAATTCGCCGAATCCTCTAGTATAAATTGATTCGCCGAAAGACCGCATTCCAAGAGAACCGCCGAAATAACCTCATCTCCCCACTTATTGACGAGAAGAGATCCCGCCAACTCAAACCCTTCAATATAATCCAAAATATCCAACGCCGTGATCGTCGTCGTCATCTCATCAAGATCGTGTTTAGGTGGATCCGTTCTTCCCACAAATTGAGGGATTACTTTGTCGTTGAATCCGGAAAATATTTTGATGAATCTTCGGGGTTTTAGGTCAAGAAATCTCTTCGTGATATTATTTAAAACGACCGACGCCCTTGACTTAACCACTCCGACCAACGGAAAACCGGATTCTCTCGAATACTCGAATGAATTCACATAATCGCTTTCATCTGTATATAAATATTTATCCCATTCCGTTATCGCGTCATAATTCCCCTTAACGATCGCATTACTTCCGACCTGTGATGTTCCGACAATCGCAAAAATAGCACTCGAATTATAAGTATTATCCCACGCGATCATTACCTTGTGAGAAACTTGAACGCTCGGACTTTCGACCGCGTTTTGAAATTCTGTTGTGACTGTCTGCATTAATTACCTCTTTACGACTTCTTCAATAATAACGCTTGATGAAGTGATCGTTCCGCCTTGACTGTTATCATCGCCCAACGCGACCAAAACTTGAATCCCGTTCGCCGTCGCCCATCTATCAGTATAATTAAAAGTGAGAGTTCTCCCCGCATTGAGAGCAGAAACCAAAAACGCGTCGATCTCATCATACTTCGTCCGATCCATATTCTTGAAATTCAACTCATAGATATATTTTCGATAATTAATCCGCTCAAACGCCGTTCCGTTTTTAGTTCTCGCCGATACTTTATCCCAAAGATTCCTTCGAACAACTCCGACATCCGGATGTTCAAGAGTGAGGACATTACTTGCCGAATCTGTGATTGTAGGTTTCGCCATATTACACCTTCTTCGTTATTAAACTCAAACCCTTTGCGTTGAATACTCGCTCCGCCTTCTTGACCATTCCTTCCGCGAAATTATCATAGGCAAGTTCTGATCCGACGAAAACTCCTTTATTCGACGCGTCGATAAATAACTGAACGGGTTGAGAATTGACCATATCGCCGGAAACCGACACATTTGGAAGATTATTCGCTTGTTTTCTCAACTCATCGACCGATCCGTTGAGGTTTTTCCCTGTGACCTCCGCTTGATCCTCAATAGCAAATAACGCCTTTTCAATATAAGACGGAGAATGAATCCCAAGACCATTCTTGAACGAATTCCAAAGACCGGACGCGAAATCTCCCGCACTCTTTGCCGCTTTTGGTATCAGATTCTTGATTGAATCAACCGCACTATTGAAAGCGTTAGTGACCGCATTCGGGATTCCGTTGATAAAATCCATAATCCCGTTCCAAATCCCTTTACCAAAGTCAACCGCACTATTATATGCGCTCTTCCCCGCATTTGAGACCCTCTCCGGCACTTTTAGAAGCCAGTTGTATATCTGAACCGGAAGATCCGTAAAGAACCATATAACGCCGTTTATACCCGCCAAAACGAGATCATACATTATCCTCATTGAACGACCGATCCAAAAAGCGATAGTATTCGGAAGATTCGTGAGAAATTCCGCAATCTTTCCGGGGAGATCTAAAAACCATTGATGAATCGCTTTCACGCCATCGATGACACCTTTAACGAAATTACTGATCCCTGTGATAAGCCAAGTGATCGCATTAAAAAGAAATGTAACCGCTTTATAAATCGCTATGATCGAAACATATAAAGCAACTCCTAAAATAACCGCCAAAACCTTTAAAATAGGAATTAATATCGGTCCGAGAACTTGCCACATTCTAACAAAAGCAGGAAATAATTCCTCGATAATAACTTTCCATATATTTTTAATCGCCGGAAGAATATAAGTTTGAAAAATATTCCACATCTCTCGGAGAACGGGCATTAATGAATTTTGAACCCACGGAACGATCTCGCTCTTCGTGAATTCCGCCACCGCTTTGACCACATCCCCGATCGTTTTAATTATATTCCCAAAAAAAGATTCGATTTCCGCCCGATGATCTGATAACCAAGTATAAAGGAAAGTTGCTCCCTCTTTTAGATAGAAAAACATCCCGCCCTTTTTAACTTCTCCGTCATCTCCGATCCCGACAATTGTTCTCGCGAGAGATCCGATCGTATCTTTAACATTCGAGACAACTCCATCAAAAGTGAGAGATTGATTCTTCATCGCATTGAAAAACATTCCGCCCGATGATGTCATCTCCCCCATCGTATCTTCAACATCCTTTAATCCGACCTTACCCGTCGAGACCATCTCGAAAATGTTCGCCTCTGTCGTCTTAAAGTGTTTCGCAAGTGATGAGATGATAGGCACACCGGCGTCCATCGCTATATTCAACGCTTCAAGATCCGCTCGTCCCTTCGCCTTAACTTTACCCAACATCCCGACGAGAGATTCCATCTTATCTTTAT is a genomic window containing:
- a CDS encoding tape measure protein, with protein sequence MEVGSIVASIKADITDFKSGMKTVKNETSALGNVGSKLSGIGSDILDFTKKSILAVSAASVAGSVFAVKSASDFEQSRVGFETMLGSAEKAKSLMTDIAKFAKETPFELPDVVKGSQRLLAFGYAQDEVIPKFKILGDIALGNKDKMESLVGMLGKVKAKGRADLEALNIAMDAGVPIISSLAKHFKTTEANIFEMVSTGKVGLKDVEDTMGEMTSSGGMFFNAMKNQSLTFDGVVSNVKDTIGSLARTIVGIGDDGEVKKGGMFFYLKEGATFLYTWLSDHRAEIESFFGNIIKTIGDVVKAVAEFTKSEIVPWVQNSLMPVLREMWNIFQTYILPAIKNIWKVIIEELFPAFVRMWQVLGPILIPILKVLAVILGVALYVSIIAIYKAVTFLFNAITWLITGISNFVKGVIDGVKAIHQWFLDLPGKIAEFLTNLPNTIAFWIGRSMRIMYDLVLAGINGVIWFFTDLPVQIYNWLLKVPERVSNAGKSAYNSAVDFGKGIWNGIMDFINGIPNAVTNAFNSAVDSIKNLIPKAAKSAGDFASGLWNSFKNGLGIHSPSYIEKALFAIEDQAEVTGKNLNGSVDELRKQANNLPNVSVSGDMVNSQPVQLFIDASNKGVFVGSELAYDNFAEGMVKKAERVFNAKGLSLITKKV